Proteins from a genomic interval of Plasmodium reichenowi strain SY57 chromosome 11, whole genome shotgun sequence:
- a CDS encoding hypothetical protein (conserved Plasmodium protein, unknown function) has product MDNNINIDDDFNIDVDYIKKLSEKYKHVDHPLFMDELPKNLEENEDLEALYKIITSEDNPLILAQDYKEVGNDYFKDGIKYYDDAVISYNKGIDILNNYLKSLDVQNKNNNRSNNNKSNNNNNNNKNNNNNNNKNNNSNNNNNNCDVICTNLFHSNNINNKTKDDVFKQDVKEINNTESTGNIKNNDILKNDKNKNIKIDINDVKILLSDLYCNRAIIHYKKKRYIKCLDDCKNSFSFNNKKYKSLYFGILSCNNMEMYHDACKYINKFDELLKNIQDIESYINIQEYEKLKKDIFEKYEDYLRRKKKAQDERKKIEEQEKKKINQIENILKKRNIQTLPNVYDNNNNIIPVLYLDENMYIHFTVFLIYYEFNIIETILDFAESQCIMDYYDIIKKRRDNQILYCYIEFPNDTFYMINNYFYMCDIMNKIKKFTHILSIHIIENDVANINFKINKNITYL; this is encoded by the coding sequence atggataataACATCAATATTGATGACGATTTCAATATAGATGTAGATTACATAAAGAAACTATCGGAGAAATACAAACATGTGGATCATCCACTTTTTATGGATGAGCTTCCAAAAAATTTAGAGGAAAATGAAGACTTAGAAgctttatataaaattataactAGTGAGGATAATCCATTGATCTTAGCTCAGGATTATAAAGAAGTGGGTAATGATTATTTCAAGGATggtataaaatattatgatgaCGCTGTTATAAGTTATAACAAAGGaattgatatattaaataattatctCAAATCACTTGATGTAcaaaataagaataataataggagtaataataacaaaagtaataacaataataataataataaaaacaacaacaataataataataaaaacaacaacagcaataataataataacaattgTGATGTTATTTGTACAAATCTTTTTCATAgtaacaatataaataataaaacaaagGATGATGTTTTTAAACAAGATGTAAAAGAGATCAACAACACAGAATCAACtggaaatattaaaaataacgATATTCTTAagaatgataaaaataagaacataaaaatagatattaatgatgtaaaaattttactttctgatttatattgtaataGAGCTATCAtacattataaaaaaaaaagatacaTAAAATGTTTAGATGACTGTAAGAATTCATTTTCctttaataataaaaaatataaaagtcTTTATTTTGGCATCTTATCttgtaataatatggaaATGTATCATGATGcatgtaaatatataaacaaatttGACGAactattaaaaaatattcaagACATAGAAtcttatattaatatacaagaatatgaaaaattaaaaaaagatatatttgAAAAGTATGAAGATTATTTAAgacgaaaaaaaaaagcacaagatgaaagaaaaaaaattgaagaacaagaaaaaaaaaaaattaatcaAATCGAAAATATTctgaaaaaaagaaatatacaAACTCTACCAAACGTATatgataacaataataatattataccAGTATTGTACCTTGAtgaaaatatgtatatacattttacagtatttttaatttattatgaatttaatattatcgAAACTATATTAGACTTTGCAGAAAGTCAATGTATTATGGATTATTATGATATCATAAAGAAAAGAAGAGATAAccaaatattatattgttatattgAATTTCCAAATGATACATTctatatgataaataattatttctatatgtgtgatataatgaataaaataaaaaagtttACTCATA